One window from the genome of Malus domestica chromosome 01, GDT2T_hap1 encodes:
- the LOC103423413 gene encoding uncharacterized protein, whose protein sequence is MMMGLELGLGWVGAILVGAGWLALGYFFGARYPPSRIIFSARLAKQAALANDLSNGKKKKKKKNEDKPKDPLQIENLADILQDFKMVLVVRNDLKMGKGKIAAQCSHATLGLYKKVLHRAPKALNRWEMCAQPKVVVKIESEEDMLVLQERAKSLNLPTHITIDAGRTQIAPNSRTVMAILGPVEVVDDVTGGLKLL, encoded by the exons ATGATGATGGGGTTGGAGTTGGGGTTGGGGTGGGTGGGTGCCATTTTGGTAGGAGCGGGCTGGCTTGCTTTGGGGTATTTCTTTGGCGCTCGTTACCCTCCTTCTCGCATTATTTTCTCAGCCAGACTCGCTAAGCAGGCTGCACTTGCCAATGATCTTAGCaatggaaagaagaagaagaagaagaagaacgaggACAAGCCCAAAGATCCTCTCCAGATTGAAAACCTCGCCGACATTCTCCAAGATTTCAAAATG GTTTTGGTGGTCAGGAATGATCTAAAGATGGGTAAAGGGAAAATTGCCGCTCAATGCAG CCATGCGACTTTAGGCCTCTATAAAAAGGTCCTCCATCGAGCACCAAAAGCTTTAAACAG GTGGGAGATGTGTGCACAGCCTAAAGTTGTAGTGAAAATAGAAAGTGAAGAAGATATGCTAGTTTTGCAA GAAAGGGCTAAATCGCTGAATTTACCGACACACATTACAATTGATGCTGGCAGGACTCAGATTGCACCAA ATTCAAGGACAGTGATGGCTATTCTTG GACCTGTTGAAGTGGTTGATGATGTAACAGGTGGACTGAAGCTCTTGTAG